A window of the Halichoerus grypus chromosome 2, mHalGry1.hap1.1, whole genome shotgun sequence genome harbors these coding sequences:
- the PMP22 gene encoding peripheral myelin protein 22, whose protein sequence is MLLLLLGIIVLHVAVLVLLFVSTIVSQWIVGNGHATDLWQNCSTSSPGNVHHCYSSSANEWLQSVQATMILSIIFSILSLFLFFCQLFTLTKGGRFYITGVFQILAGLCVMSAASIYTVRHPEWHFNSEYSYGFAYILAWVAFPLALLSGVIYVILRKRE, encoded by the exons ATGCTCCTCCTGTTGCTCGGCATCATCGTCCTCCACGTCGCAGTGCTGGTGCTGCTCTTCGTCTCCACGATTGTCAGC CAATGGATCGTGGGCAATGGACACGCAACCGACCTCTGGCAGAACTGTAGCACGTCTTCCCCGGGCAACGTCCACCACTGTTACTCATCGTCCGCGAACG AATGGCTGCAGTCTGTCCAGGCCACCATGATCCTGTCCATCATCTTCAGTATTCTGTCCCTGTTCCTGTTCTTCTGCCAGCTCTTCACCCTCACCAAAGGGGGCCGGTTTTACATCACCGGGGTCTTCCAAATCCTTGCCG GTCTGTGCGTGATGAGCGCAGCATCCATCTACACGGTGAGGCACCCGGAATGGCATTTCAACTCTGAGTACTCCTACGGCTTCGCCTACATCCTGGCCTGGGTGGCCTTCCCCCTGGCCCTGCTCAGCGGCGTCATATACGTGATCTTGCGGAAACGCGAATGA